One window from the genome of Spirosoma rhododendri encodes:
- a CDS encoding MgtC/SapB family protein translates to MEFATDDLIRLTVALVMGGLIGAEREYHGKAAGFRTMIMICVGSALFTMVSNRMGGTGDRIAANIVNGIGFLGAGIIFREDNRVKGLTTAATVWAASALGMCVGSGHFDIAMVGFVFIFSSLLLLAGVAKRIERLNQTRDYKIVTPFRHKTLNQYESLFQTCGLSPTRGQQQRIGTEIIGRWRVDGSQANHERCIERLLNDPEVKEFTF, encoded by the coding sequence ATGGAATTTGCAACAGACGATTTAATCCGGCTGACAGTCGCGCTGGTCATGGGCGGGCTGATCGGGGCCGAGCGGGAGTACCACGGGAAAGCCGCCGGGTTTCGCACGATGATTATGATTTGTGTGGGGTCGGCCCTGTTTACGATGGTATCGAACCGGATGGGCGGCACCGGCGACCGCATTGCCGCCAACATCGTCAACGGTATCGGTTTTCTGGGGGCGGGCATCATCTTTCGTGAAGACAATCGGGTGAAAGGGCTGACCACGGCTGCAACGGTCTGGGCCGCGTCGGCGTTAGGTATGTGCGTGGGCAGCGGTCACTTCGACATAGCCATGGTGGGCTTCGTCTTTATTTTCAGTTCGCTGCTGTTGCTGGCGGGAGTGGCCAAGCGGATCGAGCGCTTAAATCAAACTCGTGATTATAAAATTGTTACGCCGTTCCGCCACAAAACCCTGAACCAGTACGAATCGTTGTTTCAGACGTGCGGTCTGTCGCCGACGCGGGGGCAGCAGCAGCGCATCGGCACCGAGATTATCGGACGCTGGCGCGTCGATGGGTCGCAGGCAAACCACGAGCGTTGCATCGAACGGTTGCTCAACGACCCGGAGGTAAAAGAATTCACGTTCTGA
- a CDS encoding DUF4160 domain-containing protein produces MPTVLLIRGYRFYFYLNEHEPIHIHVSKGGSEARFVLVPEIDMTYSRGFKKSEIRDIVTIISDHYETIINA; encoded by the coding sequence ATGCCTACCGTATTGTTGATCAGAGGGTATCGTTTTTATTTTTATCTAAATGAACACGAGCCAATTCATATTCATGTCTCAAAAGGAGGCAGTGAAGCCCGATTCGTGCTGGTACCTGAAATTGATATGACGTACAGTCGAGGCTTTAAAAAGAGTGAGATTCGTGATATCGTAACGATTATTTCTGACCACTATGAAACGATCATCAACGCCTAG
- a CDS encoding family 78 glycoside hydrolase catalytic domain, translating into MSRSLLAFVCWLWLGLYSLKAQNVISATALRCENLTNPVALETLKPRLGWQVSGGERGLIQQSYHVLVASSAAKLSRNEGDLWDSGVVQSDRSIWVPYGGQTLTSRAAYFWKVQLTTTNGVTSDWSQPATWTMGLVQPGDRHAQWIGLEQTFPWDQPTANRTRLSARYFRKETQLSKPIRQATAYICGLGLYELHLNGQRIGTQVLAPGPTEFNKRVFYNTFDVTAQLRQGTNALGITLGNGHFFRMRLNQSGLPETTHYGLPRLWFQLEVTYTDGSKQTIISDTSWKVTADGPIRANNEYDGEEYDATHELTNWHQPGYDDSGWLAAESVAAPASRLESQINPPIRVMETLRPRSIRPLRDGVYIMDMGQTMTGWVRMRVSGPRGTRLTMRFAEGLTGDGSLYTENLRSAQQTDVYTLRGDGPEVWEPRFTVHGFRYVELSGFPTMPTADQFDGCVVYDEMVHHGQFTSSNALLNQIVANADWGIKGNYQGIPTDCPQRDERLGWLGDRTTGAQGESFLYDNQALYAKWLGDIEDAQSDQGSIPDVAPSYWKTYTDNITWPAAYASIANMLYDQYGDDGPIRQHYASMKRWIQYIDRYQQNYNYWKDEYGDWAVPPEAPEVIITQDPTRKTPGDVLGSTHYYYVLKLLERFATITGNDTDRAWFAERAGLVKDAFNRNHWDTDKQQYANNTTTANVLPLAFGMVPDDRRDRVTKNLLNRLTGEYNTHVSSGVVGVQWLMRTLTSLGRPDLAYQITTNTTYPSLGYMTQQGATTIWELWNGNTASAFMNSGNHVMLLGDLLVWLYENVAGIKQTEPGFRRLSMVPTPVGDLSRVSASHSSPYGLIGSDWQKNARGFRWSVTVPGNCRAEVAVPASAPELVWEGGRRAVESPDLVFLRQDGDRIVFAVGSGTYVFTNIPPANLTMQLITDKRVVQPGDPLQLYMTVRNEGPETATNVSVGNRLPAELTLLSTAGLSMTDGQLTGQIAQLGPGNQVTYSLLLRPTLPGTYRPTAQVTAADQFDPTSIPNSGTGDGEDDMASVDFRTAQVAPAVFVSPNPFQTPLPAVLTNQPRSDSTKADLSLSMQISQPVLMASAPTALSLLVTHQGGRPVTGISLRLALPTGVSLADGSAAGSSISLTVTGTLATGQTTPVVVMIKATTAQPAIVRAEISAASVADPDSIPNNGLTNGEDDTAQLQIRVR; encoded by the coding sequence ATGTCGCGTTCGCTACTGGCTTTCGTTTGCTGGCTTTGGCTCGGTTTGTATTCCCTGAAAGCGCAAAATGTGATCAGTGCGACAGCATTACGCTGTGAAAACCTGACCAACCCGGTCGCGCTGGAAACACTCAAACCCCGACTGGGCTGGCAGGTAAGCGGGGGCGAACGAGGATTGATTCAACAGTCTTATCACGTGCTGGTCGCCAGTTCAGCCGCGAAATTAAGCCGCAATGAGGGCGACCTGTGGGACTCCGGCGTCGTGCAGTCCGACCGGTCGATCTGGGTGCCCTACGGTGGCCAAACCCTCACCAGCCGGGCAGCCTACTTCTGGAAAGTGCAACTGACGACGACCAACGGCGTAACGTCGGACTGGAGCCAGCCTGCCACCTGGACGATGGGACTGGTACAACCCGGCGACCGGCATGCGCAGTGGATCGGGCTGGAGCAAACGTTTCCCTGGGATCAGCCCACGGCCAACCGCACCCGGCTGTCAGCGCGGTATTTTCGAAAAGAAACACAGCTCAGTAAGCCCATCCGGCAGGCTACTGCCTATATCTGCGGGTTAGGCCTGTACGAACTGCATCTCAACGGGCAGCGCATCGGCACGCAGGTGCTGGCTCCCGGCCCGACGGAATTCAACAAGCGCGTTTTTTACAACACCTTCGACGTCACGGCCCAGCTCCGCCAGGGTACCAATGCGCTGGGTATTACGCTGGGGAACGGTCACTTTTTCCGGATGCGGCTCAACCAGTCGGGCCTGCCCGAAACAACGCACTACGGCCTGCCCCGCCTGTGGTTTCAGCTTGAAGTGACCTATACCGACGGCAGCAAACAAACTATTATCAGCGATACATCCTGGAAAGTGACGGCCGACGGACCGATCCGGGCCAACAACGAATACGACGGCGAAGAATACGACGCGACCCACGAACTGACCAACTGGCACCAGCCCGGCTACGACGATTCGGGTTGGCTGGCGGCTGAGTCGGTCGCGGCCCCGGCGAGTCGGCTGGAAAGCCAGATTAACCCGCCGATTCGGGTTATGGAAACCCTTCGCCCCCGCTCGATCCGGCCATTGCGCGACGGCGTGTATATCATGGATATGGGCCAGACCATGACCGGCTGGGTACGTATGCGGGTAAGTGGTCCGCGCGGCACCCGCCTGACGATGCGCTTCGCCGAGGGCCTGACCGGCGACGGCTCACTGTACACCGAAAATCTCCGGTCGGCGCAGCAAACCGACGTCTACACGCTGCGGGGCGATGGCCCGGAAGTCTGGGAACCCCGCTTCACGGTTCACGGCTTCCGCTACGTCGAACTATCGGGTTTCCCGACAATGCCTACCGCCGATCAGTTCGACGGCTGCGTGGTCTACGACGAGATGGTGCATCATGGGCAGTTCACCTCATCGAATGCATTGCTGAATCAGATCGTGGCCAATGCGGACTGGGGTATCAAAGGTAACTACCAGGGTATCCCGACCGACTGCCCGCAGCGCGACGAACGGCTGGGCTGGCTCGGCGACCGCACGACGGGCGCCCAGGGCGAAAGCTTCCTGTACGACAATCAGGCTCTGTATGCCAAGTGGCTCGGCGACATCGAAGACGCCCAGTCCGACCAGGGTAGCATTCCCGACGTCGCTCCGTCGTACTGGAAAACCTATACCGACAACATTACCTGGCCAGCCGCTTACGCGTCCATCGCCAATATGCTGTACGATCAGTACGGCGACGACGGCCCAATTCGCCAGCACTACGCATCGATGAAACGCTGGATTCAGTACATCGACCGGTATCAGCAGAACTACAATTACTGGAAAGACGAATACGGCGACTGGGCCGTGCCACCCGAAGCGCCCGAGGTAATCATTACGCAGGACCCGACCCGCAAAACACCCGGCGATGTGCTGGGATCGACGCACTACTACTATGTTCTGAAACTGCTCGAACGCTTCGCTACCATCACCGGCAACGATACCGACCGAGCCTGGTTTGCCGAACGGGCGGGGCTGGTGAAGGACGCGTTTAACCGCAACCACTGGGACACCGACAAACAGCAATACGCCAACAACACGACCACTGCCAACGTGCTACCGCTGGCCTTCGGCATGGTGCCCGACGACCGGCGCGATCGGGTTACGAAAAATCTGCTGAACCGCCTGACGGGGGAATACAACACCCACGTCAGTTCGGGTGTGGTGGGCGTACAGTGGCTGATGCGTACACTGACCAGCCTTGGCCGCCCGGATCTGGCATATCAAATTACAACCAATACCACCTACCCCAGCCTGGGCTACATGACGCAACAGGGAGCCACCACGATCTGGGAACTCTGGAACGGCAACACCGCCAGCGCATTTATGAATTCCGGTAACCACGTGATGCTGCTGGGCGATCTGCTGGTGTGGTTGTATGAAAACGTGGCCGGTATTAAACAAACCGAACCCGGTTTCCGGCGGCTGAGTATGGTTCCAACCCCCGTTGGCGACCTGAGCCGGGTCAGTGCCAGCCATTCGTCGCCGTATGGCCTGATCGGCAGCGACTGGCAGAAGAACGCACGCGGCTTCCGCTGGTCGGTGACGGTGCCGGGCAACTGCCGCGCCGAAGTGGCGGTACCGGCCAGCGCACCCGAACTGGTCTGGGAAGGCGGTCGGCGGGCCGTGGAATCGCCGGATCTGGTATTTCTGCGGCAGGATGGCGACCGTATCGTGTTTGCCGTCGGTAGCGGCACCTACGTGTTTACCAATATCCCCCCGGCCAATCTGACCATGCAGCTCATAACCGACAAGCGCGTTGTGCAGCCCGGCGACCCACTGCAACTGTACATGACGGTGCGGAATGAAGGGCCGGAAACAGCAACGAACGTATCGGTCGGAAACCGGCTACCAGCCGAACTGACGCTCCTGTCGACGGCCGGCCTGTCGATGACCGATGGGCAACTAACAGGCCAGATTGCCCAACTCGGCCCTGGCAACCAGGTCACGTACTCGTTGCTACTACGCCCGACACTGCCCGGCACGTACCGGCCGACAGCGCAGGTAACAGCCGCCGATCAGTTCGACCCAACTTCTATTCCAAATTCCGGCACGGGCGATGGTGAAGACGACATGGCGTCGGTGGATTTCCGCACCGCGCAGGTCGCTCCGGCGGTGTTTGTATCGCCCAATCCATTCCAAACGCCATTACCGGCCGTATTGACCAACCAGCCCCGTTCCGACTCGACCAAAGCTGATTTGAGCCTGTCGATGCAAATCAGTCAGCCGGTGCTCATGGCCAGTGCGCCAACGGCGCTGTCGCTGCTGGTCACACATCAGGGAGGCCGGCCGGTAACCGGAATTTCCCTGCGGCTGGCACTCCCTACCGGGGTTTCGCTGGCCGACGGCAGCGCAGCCGGTAGTTCGATTTCGCTAACAGTCACGGGTACGCTGGCAACCGGCCAGACCACGCCGGTCGTTGTCATGATAAAAGCGACTACCGCACAGCCAGCCATTGTCCGGGCCGAAATCAGCGCGGCCAGCGTTGCCGATCCCGATTCAATACCGAACAATGGCCTGACCAACGGCGAAGACGATACCGCCCAACTTCAGATCCGTGTCCGATAG
- a CDS encoding MBOAT family O-acyltransferase — protein sequence MLFSSAIFLFLFLPAFLIVYYLLPKRWHNAFLFGASLVFYAKGEGIVVLVLLLSALINYVAGQLIEQGRRKAGLWLSLVGSLSLLFYYKYANFLFDSVRGFAEAFMFPVSSDFTLAQIALPIGISFYTFQGISYTLDIYWGRIRANKSFLDYGTYVAMFPHQIAGPIVRYADIAPELTERTTTLEKFGIGAERFVIGLAKKVLIANTFANIADTIFNANANSYGTATAWIGIIAYSLQIYFDFSGYSDMAIGLGKMVGFDFKENFNYPYIAKSIQDFWRRWHISLSSWFRDYVYIPLGGNRVGNVRTYVNLLIVFLVTGLWHGASWNFIIWGLYHGAFLLIERAGLGKWLAKVWAPIAHLYTLLAVLIGWVFFRALTLTEAIDFLKKMVGAGPELPDTLAYPPAFFLNAEVLVTFIIGIIFATPVYHKFQQNWFRLQTRSLRPTPHYLFDSVYVLGLVCLFVMSVMYLAADTYNPFIYFRF from the coding sequence ATGCTGTTCAGTTCGGCAATTTTTCTGTTTCTGTTTCTGCCGGCCTTCCTGATCGTTTATTACCTACTACCTAAACGATGGCACAACGCGTTCCTGTTTGGGGCTAGCCTAGTATTTTACGCAAAGGGTGAAGGCATCGTTGTTTTGGTACTGCTGCTATCGGCCCTGATTAATTACGTTGCCGGACAACTCATTGAGCAGGGCAGGCGAAAAGCCGGGTTGTGGCTGTCGCTGGTCGGGAGCCTGTCGCTGCTGTTTTACTACAAGTACGCCAATTTTCTGTTCGATTCGGTACGGGGCTTTGCCGAAGCGTTTATGTTTCCCGTATCCAGCGATTTCACGCTTGCCCAGATTGCACTGCCTATCGGTATTAGCTTTTACACCTTTCAGGGGATCTCCTACACGCTCGACATCTACTGGGGCCGTATCCGGGCCAACAAAAGCTTTCTTGACTACGGTACGTACGTAGCCATGTTTCCGCATCAGATCGCGGGGCCAATCGTGCGGTACGCTGATATTGCCCCCGAGCTGACCGAGCGCACCACGACGCTGGAGAAGTTTGGCATCGGGGCCGAACGGTTCGTGATCGGGCTGGCCAAAAAAGTGTTGATCGCGAATACATTCGCCAACATCGCCGACACCATTTTCAACGCCAACGCCAACAGTTACGGTACCGCCACGGCCTGGATCGGTATCATTGCTTATTCACTCCAGATCTATTTCGATTTTTCGGGCTATTCCGACATGGCGATCGGGCTGGGGAAAATGGTCGGTTTCGATTTTAAGGAGAACTTCAATTACCCATACATCGCGAAATCCATTCAGGACTTCTGGCGCCGGTGGCATATCTCGCTATCGAGCTGGTTTCGCGACTACGTGTACATCCCGCTGGGCGGAAACCGGGTCGGGAATGTCCGCACGTATGTCAACCTGCTGATCGTATTTCTGGTGACGGGCCTCTGGCACGGCGCCAGCTGGAACTTCATCATCTGGGGTTTGTACCATGGGGCATTCCTGCTCATCGAACGGGCTGGGCTGGGCAAATGGCTGGCGAAGGTATGGGCGCCGATCGCTCACCTGTATACGTTACTGGCCGTACTGATCGGGTGGGTCTTTTTTCGGGCACTGACCCTCACCGAAGCGATTGATTTCCTGAAAAAAATGGTCGGTGCCGGGCCGGAACTGCCTGATACACTTGCTTATCCGCCCGCTTTCTTTTTAAATGCCGAAGTACTTGTCACGTTTATTATCGGCATCATTTTCGCTACCCCCGTATATCATAAATTTCAACAAAACTGGTTTCGGTTACAAACGCGGTCACTGCGACCTACTCCGCACTACCTGTTTGATTCGGTTTATGTGCTGGGGCTGGTTTGTCTGTTTGTGATGTCTGTTATGTATCTGGCCGCTGATACATACAATCCATTTATCTATTTCCGATTTTAG
- a CDS encoding SGNH/GDSL hydrolase family protein: MNQLLRHLRVGTGAIRFGLTYLLYFSFWQFGCAQVEPATTSAAALTDPSCRTITIQRVTTPINTPAPTPQGLPIPSFNQQSGSAAYGSTLKLSASNMPSGAYTEYSYDNGTTWTKGDQVPVVTKKPMLARTRINDLTSQTAQATVTPYFQRMMVIGNSIMSHGPAPNLGWNNFNGMAASALDKDYTHLLQAKLNGLRDNVQLRMVSGGAFERQFGQAGYSVTEFLTPLQEFKPDIVFVRIGENMDEGAVQQNNLAGNLRVLFDFLRQNAGGPVQIICSTSVWNRPQADAVIRQVAAEKGVPLAELKSMVGVPSYFASQYANAGVAAHPNDAGMQRIADIIWDTMP, translated from the coding sequence ATGAATCAGCTTCTCAGGCATCTACGAGTCGGAACGGGCGCTATCCGTTTTGGCCTTACCTACCTCCTTTATTTTTCGTTCTGGCAGTTCGGCTGCGCCCAGGTCGAGCCGGCTACTACATCGGCTGCGGCCCTGACCGACCCCTCGTGCCGCACCATCACAATTCAGCGCGTTACGACGCCCATCAACACGCCGGCACCAACGCCACAGGGCTTACCGATTCCGAGTTTTAACCAGCAAAGCGGCTCGGCAGCCTACGGCAGTACCCTGAAGCTCTCTGCAAGCAACATGCCAAGCGGGGCTTATACGGAGTACTCGTACGACAACGGTACCACCTGGACGAAAGGCGATCAGGTACCCGTCGTTACGAAGAAGCCGATGCTGGCCCGCACGCGGATCAACGACCTGACTTCGCAGACGGCGCAGGCAACGGTAACGCCTTATTTCCAGCGCATGATGGTCATTGGCAACAGTATCATGAGCCACGGCCCCGCCCCCAATCTGGGATGGAATAATTTCAACGGCATGGCTGCGTCGGCACTCGACAAAGATTATACGCATCTGCTGCAAGCCAAGCTGAACGGCCTGCGCGACAACGTACAGCTCCGAATGGTTTCGGGCGGTGCTTTCGAGCGGCAGTTTGGGCAGGCAGGCTACAGTGTCACCGAGTTTCTGACGCCCCTTCAGGAGTTCAAGCCCGACATTGTCTTCGTTCGTATTGGCGAAAACATGGACGAGGGCGCTGTTCAGCAAAATAATCTGGCGGGTAACCTCCGGGTGCTGTTCGACTTCCTGAGGCAGAACGCAGGAGGACCGGTACAAATCATCTGCTCGACAAGCGTATGGAATCGGCCGCAGGCCGACGCCGTCATCCGGCAGGTAGCTGCCGAAAAAGGCGTTCCACTGGCTGAACTGAAAAGTATGGTCGGTGTACCCTCCTACTTCGCCAGTCAGTACGCCAATGCGGGTGTTGCCGCCCACCCCAACGACGCCGGTATGCAGCGCATCGCCGACATCATCTGGGACACCATGCCGTAG
- a CDS encoding DUF2442 domain-containing protein — protein MKRSSTPSTTPSISSRLANWLQDSDEATLVYDDPVDVLIAEEGLQIARFVCLRELDMFLIVLSSRQIISRSLSDYSLLHQASDQQLSAYTLSAAGIHWPDIDVDLSLRGFLLEEAMQSLRNGFSSKKAA, from the coding sequence ATGAAACGATCATCAACGCCTAGTACAACACCTTCGATTAGTAGTCGACTGGCGAACTGGTTACAAGACTCAGATGAAGCGACGCTCGTTTACGACGATCCGGTCGATGTGCTGATCGCGGAGGAAGGGTTGCAGATTGCCCGGTTTGTCTGTCTTCGTGAACTGGATATGTTCCTCATCGTACTATCCAGCCGACAAATAATCAGTCGGTCGCTATCTGATTACTCGCTGTTGCATCAGGCCAGCGATCAGCAGTTATCGGCCTATACGCTGTCGGCAGCGGGCATTCATTGGCCTGACATCGATGTAGATCTGAGTCTGCGTGGCTTTCTACTGGAAGAAGCCATGCAATCCTTGCGCAACGGGTTTTCTTCAAAGAAAGCAGCTTAA
- the uvrA gene encoding excinuclease ABC subunit UvrA, whose translation MTHIPEVESPRSVDHLDPKQYIIIKGAKVHNLKGIDVAIPRNQLVVLTGLSGSGKSSLAFDTLFAEGQRMYVESLSSYARQFLGRMEKPEVEYIKGVSPAIAIEQKVSTRNPRSTVGTSTEIYDYLKLLFARVGVTYSPISGHEVKKDTVSDVVNYMYSFEAGQRVMILAPLRLHDGRTLSQELNILIQKGYTRIAVDGAVQFIEELLQQPDETDKLVSQPLEILVDRGTVIYDEAGQPDEDNQYRFSDSVQTAFSEGNGTCRVDIVGKESRTFSDKFELDGITFEEPSVNLFTFNNPYGACRRCDGFGKVLGIDPDLVIPDKNLSVFEGAIMPWRSEKMSAEYLKPLLRNGIRFDFPIHRPYKDLSPAEQELLWTGNKYFDGLNTFFNFVESQTFKVQYRVMLSRYRGKTTCPECRGSRLRKDAGYVKVGGKSITDLVLMPIDKATAFFRELELPDHLRKVADRILVEVQNRLDYMERVGLGYLTLNRLTNTLSGGEYQRIKLATSLGSALVGSMYILDEPSIGLHPRDTKRLVSVLESLRDMGNTVIVVEHEEEVMRAADQLIDIGPDAGSLGGHLVFQGTWQDVVNGDNHATTDEHYPSHTLDFLTGRETVPVPSFRRKSANFIELKGARENNLKDVSVRFPLNNLTVVTGVSGSGKSTLIRKVLYPALMRQRGDATEETGKYDALEGSLDRILAVEMIDQNPIGKSSRSNPVTYIKAYDYLRQVMADQPVSKSRAYKPSHFSFNVDGGRCEVCQGEGEVKIEMQFMADIYLKCEGCGGKRFKQEVLEVTLDSKNVSDILDMTVDEAVDFFRTADPKMADKLLPLQAVGLGYIGLGQSANTLSGGEAQRVKLASFLGKGNPNKGSTLFIFDEPTTGLHFHDIRKLLDAINALVDQGDSVIIIEHNMEVIKNADHIIDLGPDGGETGGYVTFTGTPEQMVQLPEGENFTADFLRGKV comes from the coding sequence ATGACTCATATACCGGAAGTCGAATCACCGCGTTCCGTCGACCATCTCGACCCCAAGCAATACATCATCATCAAGGGGGCGAAAGTACATAATCTGAAAGGAATTGATGTTGCCATCCCCCGCAATCAGCTCGTTGTCCTGACGGGTCTGTCGGGGTCGGGCAAGTCGTCGCTGGCGTTCGACACCCTGTTTGCCGAAGGGCAGCGGATGTACGTTGAAAGCCTGAGCAGCTACGCCCGGCAGTTTCTGGGGCGGATGGAAAAGCCGGAAGTCGAATACATCAAAGGTGTGTCGCCCGCTATCGCCATCGAGCAGAAAGTGTCGACCCGCAACCCCCGCTCGACGGTCGGCACCTCGACCGAAATTTATGACTACCTGAAGCTGCTGTTTGCACGGGTGGGCGTGACCTATTCCCCCATTTCGGGCCACGAAGTCAAAAAAGACACCGTCAGTGACGTGGTCAATTATATGTATAGCTTCGAGGCTGGGCAGCGGGTAATGATTCTCGCTCCGTTGCGGCTGCACGACGGCCGTACACTCTCGCAGGAACTGAACATTCTGATTCAGAAGGGCTATACCCGGATTGCGGTCGACGGAGCGGTTCAATTTATCGAAGAACTGCTGCAACAGCCCGACGAAACCGATAAGCTGGTATCGCAGCCGCTGGAGATCCTGGTCGACCGGGGCACGGTGATCTACGACGAAGCCGGGCAACCCGACGAAGACAACCAATACCGCTTCTCCGACTCCGTACAAACGGCCTTCAGCGAGGGCAACGGCACCTGCCGCGTCGACATTGTTGGCAAGGAGTCGCGGACATTTTCCGATAAGTTCGAGTTGGACGGCATTACGTTCGAAGAGCCAAGCGTGAATCTGTTCACATTTAACAACCCTTACGGTGCGTGCCGCCGGTGCGACGGTTTCGGTAAAGTACTGGGCATTGACCCCGATCTGGTTATCCCCGACAAAAACCTGTCGGTGTTCGAGGGGGCCATCATGCCGTGGCGGAGTGAGAAAATGAGCGCCGAATACCTGAAACCACTGCTTCGTAACGGCATCCGCTTCGACTTCCCCATCCATCGACCGTACAAAGATCTTAGCCCCGCCGAGCAGGAACTGCTCTGGACGGGAAACAAATACTTCGACGGTCTGAACACGTTTTTCAACTTCGTGGAAAGTCAGACGTTCAAGGTGCAGTACCGGGTGATGCTGTCGCGTTACCGGGGCAAAACCACCTGCCCGGAGTGCCGGGGGTCACGGTTGCGTAAAGACGCGGGCTACGTGAAAGTCGGCGGCAAGAGCATCACCGATCTGGTACTGATGCCCATCGACAAAGCCACTGCTTTTTTCCGCGAACTCGAACTACCCGACCACCTGCGAAAAGTAGCCGACCGTATTCTGGTCGAGGTACAAAACCGGCTGGACTACATGGAACGCGTCGGGCTGGGGTATCTGACGCTCAACCGCCTGACCAACACGCTGTCGGGGGGCGAGTATCAACGCATCAAGCTGGCGACGTCGCTCGGATCGGCACTGGTCGGGTCGATGTACATTCTGGACGAACCCAGCATTGGGCTACACCCGCGCGATACAAAGCGGCTGGTGAGTGTGCTGGAATCGCTGCGCGACATGGGCAATACCGTGATCGTGGTGGAGCACGAAGAAGAAGTGATGCGCGCGGCCGACCAACTCATCGACATTGGCCCCGACGCCGGTTCGCTGGGTGGGCACCTCGTGTTTCAGGGCACATGGCAGGACGTCGTAAACGGCGACAATCACGCAACCACCGACGAACACTATCCGTCGCACACGCTCGACTTCCTGACGGGCCGCGAAACCGTACCCGTACCGTCGTTCCGGCGCAAATCAGCCAATTTTATCGAGTTGAAAGGCGCACGGGAGAACAACCTGAAAGACGTATCGGTACGTTTTCCGCTCAACAACCTAACCGTCGTGACGGGCGTGTCGGGGTCGGGCAAGAGTACACTGATTCGCAAGGTATTGTACCCGGCCCTGATGCGGCAGCGGGGCGACGCCACCGAAGAAACCGGCAAGTACGACGCCCTCGAAGGATCGCTCGACCGGATTCTGGCCGTGGAAATGATCGACCAGAACCCGATTGGTAAGTCGAGCCGGTCGAACCCGGTTACGTATATCAAAGCCTACGACTACCTGCGGCAGGTGATGGCCGATCAGCCGGTGTCGAAATCCCGCGCCTACAAACCCAGCCATTTCTCGTTCAACGTCGACGGGGGCCGCTGCGAAGTGTGTCAGGGCGAGGGTGAGGTCAAGATCGAGATGCAGTTCATGGCCGACATTTACCTCAAATGCGAAGGCTGTGGCGGCAAACGATTCAAGCAGGAAGTGCTGGAAGTCACGCTCGACAGCAAAAACGTATCCGACATTCTGGACATGACCGTCGATGAAGCCGTCGACTTTTTCCGCACCGCCGATCCGAAAATGGCCGATAAGCTATTACCGTTGCAGGCGGTCGGGCTGGGGTACATCGGGCTGGGGCAGTCGGCCAATACGCTGTCGGGCGGAGAAGCGCAGCGGGTGAAGCTAGCGTCGTTTCTCGGCAAGGGTAATCCTAATAAAGGCAGCACGCTGTTTATCTTCGACGAACCGACGACCGGCCTGCACTTCCACGATATTCGCAAGCTGCTCGACGCCATAAACGCGCTGGTCGATCAGGGCGACTCGGTGATTATCATCGAGCACAACATGGAAGTCATCAAAAACGCTGATCACATCATCGACCTCGGCCCCGACGGTGGCGAAACGGGCGGCTACGTCACGTTTACGGGTACGCCCGAGCAGATGGTACAGCTACCCGAAGGCGAAAACTTCACCGCCGATTTCCTGCGCGGAAAAGTGTAG